A window of Chloracidobacterium sp. N contains these coding sequences:
- a CDS encoding nitric oxide reductase activation protein NorD, which translates to MAESQLRARLRQLFKGSDAAEAEQMVPRLAGIPTERLLFLTSIGAGLASLSPRTALEFFRVTPEVATQLTSFELQAWGECGKRLAATNVEAAYQFFRASPQVFEALPSAHRLSAIVLTTRQATMSTRTAVETFQMFPSVVSRIDGTPVLPRLLSIVNEVARHSVRHSQDLLRQSPVVVTHVRTFDSPDQALLNRLVEMTAAFAYRAGGTAAEFFLAIPDFLTQRTHGHLNALLEHTQAFLERGGSLALYYLRAATAVVQQTGHQGYEPWRRLALTMCAQGNTNSYQFLKLTPEVMQTLAASRSGPDLTAALRLLCETVAELDRVDRTAALECFKSAPLALRQTNIERFRDWALAGLARHPDGRAIQAYYGLQSRASREALKGGQDGVALDAVSAILRLYVEGLTGRTVTIVPLSSAAEQAVIGDGRTIPLPGRVSDFADEESNFRLYKVLAAHGAGQIEYGTHAADTPELIALRQDFQSAFPTGQRPTGREAVTYRTLLRHFPDQATATRLFTVLENARIDRRLRRAYRGIRRDLDFIAARLRDTRPDVLQLPPEHQWTEILFRLALCGGVDAVTRQQLPHIVTALEEIITTYLDHPTAALTDTLLATQRIYDLIEQVQPSDATEVAVNEAVQQPDDAPGEAGATEVPTPPTPQASSSPPQPGQSFETWSQEHTSSLHDLTAQLLREGLTDDRMPEADGQAFLYDEWDRELGDYRVNWCRVIERRPTAGTRTFVELTRARHQGLISSIRHQFQLMKPEALRRVTGELDGEMFDLDAVIDRQLDRRADLSGNERIYIKHLRRHRNVAVAFLLDMSSSTARTLTRHPKMPYTRPGQRIIDIEKEGLVIMNEALEAVGDSYAIYGFTSEGRRNVRFYVIKEFEERYSAQIEERIGGINYQNNTRLGAAVRHAVCKLTGHQARTKLLILLSDGRPYDHDYGDARYAREDSKQALRSARQSGITPFCITIERDADQELKELYGDVGYTVIDDVLSLPEKLPGIYRRLTS; encoded by the coding sequence ATGGCCGAATCCCAACTCAGAGCCAGACTCCGCCAGTTGTTCAAAGGGAGTGACGCTGCTGAAGCCGAGCAGATGGTTCCGCGCCTGGCCGGGATTCCAACCGAACGCCTGCTGTTTCTCACCAGCATCGGGGCGGGACTGGCCAGCCTGTCGCCCCGGACGGCGCTGGAGTTTTTCCGGGTCACGCCCGAAGTTGCCACACAGCTCACGTCGTTTGAGCTTCAGGCGTGGGGTGAGTGCGGAAAACGCCTCGCGGCCACCAACGTCGAAGCCGCCTACCAGTTCTTCCGGGCCAGTCCCCAGGTCTTCGAGGCGCTGCCTTCGGCTCACCGCCTGAGCGCCATTGTCCTGACGACGCGCCAGGCAACGATGTCCACCCGCACAGCCGTGGAAACGTTCCAGATGTTTCCCTCGGTTGTTTCCCGGATTGACGGCACGCCGGTACTTCCGCGCCTGCTCTCCATTGTGAACGAAGTGGCACGCCACTCGGTGCGGCACAGCCAGGACCTGCTGCGCCAGTCGCCGGTTGTGGTGACGCACGTCCGCACTTTTGACAGTCCTGACCAGGCGTTGCTCAACCGCCTCGTCGAAATGACCGCCGCCTTTGCCTACCGCGCCGGCGGCACGGCGGCCGAGTTTTTTCTGGCCATCCCCGACTTCCTCACCCAACGCACGCATGGCCATCTGAACGCGCTGCTTGAACACACACAGGCCTTTCTGGAACGCGGGGGCAGCCTGGCGCTGTACTACCTGCGCGCCGCCACGGCGGTTGTCCAGCAGACGGGCCACCAGGGCTATGAACCCTGGCGGCGGCTGGCGCTCACGATGTGCGCCCAGGGAAATACGAACAGCTATCAGTTCCTGAAGCTGACGCCGGAGGTGATGCAGACGCTGGCTGCCTCGCGGTCGGGCCCTGACCTTACCGCCGCACTCCGGTTGCTGTGTGAAACCGTGGCCGAACTGGATCGGGTGGACCGTACGGCAGCCCTGGAGTGCTTCAAGTCAGCCCCGCTGGCGCTGCGCCAGACCAACATTGAACGTTTCCGCGACTGGGCGCTGGCCGGACTGGCCCGCCACCCGGACGGACGCGCCATCCAGGCTTACTATGGCTTGCAATCCCGCGCGAGCCGGGAGGCGCTCAAGGGTGGACAGGACGGTGTGGCGCTCGATGCCGTCTCCGCCATCCTGCGGCTGTATGTCGAAGGTCTCACCGGACGCACCGTGACCATCGTCCCGCTTTCGAGCGCCGCCGAGCAGGCCGTGATTGGCGACGGGCGCACCATTCCGTTGCCCGGTCGGGTCAGTGACTTCGCGGATGAAGAATCGAATTTCCGGCTCTACAAGGTCCTGGCGGCTCACGGGGCCGGACAGATTGAGTACGGCACCCATGCCGCCGACACCCCGGAACTCATCGCGCTGCGGCAGGATTTCCAAAGCGCTTTTCCCACAGGCCAGCGGCCGACGGGACGGGAGGCCGTCACCTATCGCACGCTGCTGCGGCACTTTCCCGACCAGGCAACCGCCACGCGCCTGTTCACGGTGCTTGAAAACGCGCGGATTGACCGTCGCCTGCGGCGCGCCTACCGGGGGATTCGCCGTGACCTGGATTTCATTGCGGCCCGGCTGCGGGACACCCGCCCGGATGTCCTGCAACTCCCGCCGGAGCACCAGTGGACGGAAATCCTGTTTCGGCTCGCCCTGTGCGGCGGCGTGGATGCCGTCACCCGGCAACAGCTTCCGCATATCGTCACGGCCCTTGAAGAGATCATCACCACCTACCTCGACCATCCGACGGCAGCGCTGACCGATACCCTGCTGGCCACCCAGCGCATTTACGACCTTATCGAACAGGTACAGCCCTCCGATGCAACCGAAGTGGCCGTCAACGAGGCCGTCCAGCAGCCTGACGACGCGCCGGGTGAAGCTGGAGCGACCGAGGTTCCCACTCCGCCCACCCCGCAGGCGTCATCTTCCCCACCCCAACCCGGTCAAAGTTTCGAGACGTGGAGCCAGGAACACACGTCCTCCCTGCACGACCTCACCGCCCAGCTTTTACGGGAGGGTCTGACCGATGACCGGATGCCGGAAGCTGACGGGCAGGCGTTTCTCTACGATGAGTGGGACCGCGAACTGGGGGATTACCGCGTCAACTGGTGCCGGGTGATTGAGCGCCGGCCCACCGCTGGCACACGAACCTTCGTCGAACTGACGCGCGCCCGCCACCAGGGACTCATTTCCTCAATCCGCCACCAGTTCCAGCTCATGAAACCGGAAGCTCTCCGCCGGGTCACGGGTGAACTGGACGGGGAAATGTTCGATCTGGATGCCGTGATTGACCGCCAGCTCGACCGGCGGGCGGACCTCTCCGGGAACGAACGCATCTACATCAAGCACCTGCGCCGCCACCGCAATGTCGCCGTGGCGTTTCTGCTCGACATGTCAAGTTCGACGGCACGCACGCTGACGCGCCACCCCAAAATGCCCTACACGCGGCCGGGACAACGCATCATTGACATCGAGAAGGAAGGGCTGGTCATCATGAACGAAGCCCTCGAAGCCGTCGGCGACAGCTATGCCATCTATGGCTTTACGAGCGAGGGCCGCCGCAACGTCCGCTTCTATGTCATCAAGGAATTTGAAGAACGCTACAGCGCCCAGATCGAGGAACGGATCGGCGGCATCAACTACCAGAACAACACCCGTCTGGGCGCTGCCGTCCGGCATGCCGTCTGCAAACTGACCGGACACCAGGCCCGCACCAAACTGCTCATCCTGCTTTCGGACGGCCGGCCCTACGACCATGACTACGGCGACGCCCGCTATGCCCGCGAAGACAGCAAGCAGGCGCTGCGCAGCGCCCGGCAGTCCGGCATCACGCCGTTCTGCATCACCATCGAGCGGGACGCCGACCAGGAACTCAAGGAACTCTATGGCGACGTAGGCTATACGGTCATTGATGATGTCCTCAGCCTCCCGGAGAAGCTGCCCGGCATCTACCGCCGCCTGACAAGCTGA